Sequence from the Phragmites australis chromosome 6, lpPhrAust1.1, whole genome shotgun sequence genome:
GCTGATTTGATCGTTTGTCACAGATGCCATGACAACAGCTTTGACAGAATCAGTTTCTGTGCCTGATTGTCTTCCTGCTATACCCTGGGGTTCGTGCAGGCTATCCTCAATTCCTCAGGGAAAATACTGCATCAGTGCCCACGGCGTTATGTGCCTCTGGGCTCTGGCTGCCATCAACATGCTTAGTACAAATGCACTTAAAAAAAAGTGCTTAGTGCAAAGTCGCAGGATCAGGATTCTCAAAAAGATTCTGAATTAGATTATCTTGCACCAACGTCGTATAACGGCAATTATTTATCTTGAATAGAACTCGCGTTATCTGTTACACTTCTATTTCTCACGATATTGTATTTAATTTTTCTTGTGGCGGAGGATTTTTAGAGGGTTTAAATTTGAGAAGTTTGCGGTGCCGAATTTAGAAACATATTAGTGCAGTGCTTCCTGAATCCTGCCTTGTGAGTTATGACTGATGATCAATTGAGTGTCTTGCTCTTATTATACTTAGCCCATAtaactaataaaatataaataattcttctctttttttctttcaaccGTGTTCCAGCCGGTAAGAGCCCACCCAACCGGCCAACCCCTCTTCTGGATCCGCCCCAGAGCGCACTGCTCACCTCAATTAATTCCACAGGACAAGCGTACGTCTTGGAGCGAAGCGTAGAGGGTCCATCCGATGGAATCTGTCAGAATATTTTGCTGAGAATTCTCGGCCCGTTTCAGCTCGTCAGGTCTTCTTATTCAGGGACATCAGGGTAATTACATCACCAGCTCTGGCCAGGAGGGACCTCACAAACTTAGGTCTGTCCCAATAAATTCCTTTTTGAGACTAAAATCTTATCGTTAAggaatttttgttttcttcatcGTTTTGATGGTtttccttcacgacgggatttatATGATCATTTCCTTCAGGcagagattctctctcctttttctttacgattcctctcgaagagaaaccgttggagatgagagaaaataaaataaatgagaacgagaaaaaaaattggtaaagaaatgaaataaagagaatataattGAGGATGGTCTTACCACTCAGTCTGCATCAGGATAAGAATAACATTTCTAGAGCTGCATCTTGGGTCACTCCAGGTCAAAGGGCTTTCGTTTCTTTATGTTACTGTCGCATCACGAGACAATGTTGGCAGGTAATTTACACGAAATGATAATACCTGTTGTTAATTATctttattatataaaatacgagttaaCTTTTTACCTCATATTTTTCCTCTTATCCCCTCTTGTAtaataaaaattcttaaaatttaaataatttattcatcTTTATCATCCACCCTCGTCCTCCTATCTCACCCTCGTCATccattttactaatgaaaataattaaaaaaattaaaatgaaaattagtagataatctTATTCTATTTTTTCGAATCAtatttaaaatcaaactacagtATCGTTTTTAACGTATTTGTTCAACAATACTCTTATTATATATCTCTATTTTCATATCTTTAATTTATACTTAGTAAtatcatatttaatatttttatttttattataacacACATGTACTTTGTTGGGGTTTTGCAATTACTACACGTTCGCTTTAGTGCTACTGTTATTAATTGGCATCCCCCGTGCCCTGACCTAACCCGTCATCAAGTCCCGTATCACGGCGCCGCTGAGGTGTGAGTGGCGACTTGATTTGCCCTGGCCCACATTGGGTACAAGATAAACGATGCCTACGAGGAGCGAGGTTTATACGCTTCAAGTGTCTTTTGTTTAGTAGGCCAATTAAGATGGTGACGTGCCACGTATGGATGCATGTCATTATCGATGTTGAGAGTAGTAGAGATcgtagagatagagataaacttaagatggaatttgttatattttattttattgaattatatatttatttaagatGAACATACATATTTATATTATTTCGAAAGACATCCTTTCGAGCGGACATATATCACTTCTGAACAAGCATCTTCTCTGAAGTTACATGCGCAACTGCCAAAACAATTGTTTGTGTTAATAATTGGTTCGTGACAATCAAATCACTGTTTCATTAGGTTTTTCTAGGCTTGACAGTGGCAGCTGCTTGACGGCCAAGGCAAACCTTTCAAAGGTGCTACCACTACGTATGTGCTGCCTTTGCTGGATGTATGACAGTTCTTTTTCGATAAATTTTGATTCATCCAGGAGTTGATTTTCAGGTTTGCCAGCCGTTGGTTGGCCTTGTTAATCTCGGCCGATGTTGCTCTTGTAGATAACAAGTGATAGGTGCCCTGTGTGTAATCGCAATAATTTCGATTAGCTCAGGTGCGCCTGCTTGGCAGCTTGCGGTGGATGGCCATGTGACGTGATGCCGTTGCATTGCTTCGCACCAATCGGCTCGCGCAGTCTCCTTTTCCTGATGAGACATGATGGACTCGccattttttttgaaaggaatAATATACTGTACTAGCCTCCAAGCCAATCATATCTTGAAATACAGCAAGCAACCATTCACTGGTTACATGCCATTTTAGCTCAATAATAAACCTATAAAATGTGTTAATACGGCTTAGTTACATTTGACATACTTAaagcctgtttggtagagctctccttgattcaaattttttatgagGAGTGATTATCTGgggaaagtgattctgtggctgaaaatgattctctagtcattctctaaaataaaatatatgaataaaGTGATTCTCTACAGAAAGTGAATTAGGGGACgctgtttttttcagctccctaacttttagtttatttcagagaatcactcttaCAAATTTCACTTAAGAAGCTAAAAGCTACTGCTTGACAGACCTCCCCTGATTTCAGTCAAAAAGCTACTACTCTGAGAGCTCTTTCAAACAGACATTATTTCATATCGATCGGTTGCATACTCATCTCGACAAGAAGCGATTCCTCCGATTATTGGTGAAAAATGACACATAGATAGCCAAATAATCAAAACCAACTCTCGAAATCGAAATATATTTGAGACGATCAGTATAACTTTGTTCAAACACAAACCTTCCTGTGCACCTCAATTCCTGATGCCCTGAATGGCAAAACGTGAGCTCCACGTCAGCATGGCCCCACCCCGCTCCCCTGCCTTGAGTTCCATTCATTGTGCCGTGGGAATAGAATTGACAAGCGAACTCCACTTTTCTTTCCGGGCCTTTTCCCACGCACAAATCCCAacccctttctctctccctcctttccccTACTGCATCtttttctccctcctctctctctctccaccttttCACGCCCGTTGCTTACTCacgctcccctctctctccacctttcTCTCACTTCGCCGCCACTCCCAGTCTgccccctctcttcctctcctcctctctctctctctctccgctcCTTACAGCTAGTAGATTctagaagccaacaaaaacaGACGGAAGCAAAGCAGAGCAGAGGGAGAGAATCGTGCTCCGAAAAGCAAACCCTGCAGCGCAGGCCGCAGGCTacccagctctctctctctctctctctctctctctctctctctctctctctagatctacGCAAGCCTCGGTTTCCGCGATCGCTACGGCGGTTGCTCCCGCCTCCACCGCGCCGCCGAGGCGCTGACGCTCTCATGCTCCTGCGGCGCTCCGAGACAATGGCGGTGTGCTAATCCGAGCCCCGAGCGAGCGATGCGGCCGTTCGGGCCTGGGGTTCCGGCCCTCCTACTCCTGCTGATCGCCGCGGCGGTGGCATTGCCTTGGCGGGCGCTCGCGGCCACCGACGCCGCTGATGGTATGCGCGTCCCCCTCTAATTGATTGAACTTTTAGTACGATGTGGCTGCAGCTGCGCGGGTTTGCGCTAGCTTTGGCTGTTTAGTTGCTGCTTGGTTGGGTGGTATTTTGCTGTACTGGAGACTGACGAAATTCATCTGTGGAGTGAGGTAAAAATGGGGGGATTCATTTTGGTGCAGCACTGTTGCACAGAGGATTGGGTGGGTGGTGAGGAATGTGGATTGTTTATAATTGTGCCGGTTGATTAATTCATTTTGGTAGTGCGGATTCACGGCTACTGGTGTCGTACTTGGGGAGTTGATGGCGCCGTTGAATTTGTGCGTGACTGCATGTGGAAGCAACGAAGTAATGAAACGCGGCAATTGTGATGTGCTTTTCGGTGTGGAGTCTGCGGTCCTAGACTTGGTGGCCTCAGCTTTGTATATTACCAGTTTACCTTCATTGCATCATTGGATAGCAATGTGGGAGGATCACGACTGCTCTCTATAGATTCGGTGGCTATGGAAAATCGTTCTGGATAAAGAGACGGATGATTGGTGAGGTTACTTGTGGTTGAATGAGAACTTGATCTTAGTCGAGCTTACATTTTCAGTGGTTGATCTTAGTTGAGGTTATACAGACAGAGGTCTGAGTGGACGAGTGGCAGAGAGTTGGGTGAATGCGAAATGACTAAATGACTGATTTCATAGTAATGTGCTCCGTAGTTGTTTTAGTACAGTGCTGCATTCTGTTTGAAGTACTTGAGTTGACGGAGCATTATACAAATTGAACCATGTATTATAAATGCAGAGTATTTGATTAAGTGTAGAAACGATGACTCGTTCTCGTCCTGACCGTGCTCATTCAGTTAGGATCTAGCTAGTCTTAACTCTTACGGAGACCCCAGCTCCATCGCCACAACCTGCTTGCATGCAGGGTCTTTTGTTGGTGATTCAGTTAGATGAGTGTATCACAAACTTGTATAGATTCACAACGATGACATGAATACAACTTGCGTTGCATACATTCTTACATTAAGCATCTTATAAAGTATATTGATTTGGTGTGGTTGCATATTGTGGAAGCACTCATTTTGTTACTAAtgccttgtttttcttttacttttacATGCAGTTTCTGCTATAAATGGACTTTATGTTGCACTTGGATCACCAAAGTTGCCTGGATGGTCTGCGAATGGTGGAGATCCCTGTGGTGAGGGTTGGCAGGGAGTCACATGTATTGGCTCGAGTATAATCTCAATGTATGTCAGTTCTTCTATTTGATCCCTTTCTTCGGCAAGGCTTTTATATTTTGTGCTTTAATCAACTCATTATTTGTAGAGTTTTCAATGCTGCAAATTTGGGAGGACAGCTGGGCAGCCTGGGGAACTTCACTTCAATAACTGAAATGTAAGGGCATTATCTTTGCGATTTTGCTTGCTCGTGGTTGATGGTTGTACCATTTATATTGTACTGTTTTGGCAGGTGAACAACAAACATTTATATGCTGGTAGAGGTTATGTTGCACTCATATTCTGATCATGCTTTGTGATtggtttgctttttttttttggttgtagAAATCTTAGCAACAATAATATTGGTGGAACTATACCGGACGATCTACCTGTCACACTGCAGAGTTTGTATGTGTTattcttcctcttaaacttcttTAGTTGTGATAGATGATGGAATGATCTTTTGTTCCTTGCTGGTGCAGCTTTCTCTCAGATAACCAACTCACTGGAAGCATCCCAATGTCATTATCAAAACTCCAAAGTCTAACAGCCATGTAATTTCTTCTTTCCCCTCCCTAGATGAATGAGCCATACGCTGTTTTCTATTCTCATCTTTGAACTGTCTCAGGTCACTGAATGGTAACCATCTGGATGGAAAATTGCCAGATGCTTTTGATTCACTCACAGGACTTGTAAATCtgtaatctctctctctctctctctctctctctctctctctctctctctctctctctctctctctggttgATGACATCCGACCTTTCATCACAGGGATATATCTTCCAACAACTTCAGTGGTCCATTTCCACCTTCATTTGGAAGCTTGACATCATTGACTACATTGTAATTCTACAACTGTTTTCTTGTCCTGTTTCCCCACTTACTTTTTACTTAATTCTTTCATGATCTGCTATTCACAGGCACGTGCAAGATAATCAGCTATCTGGGACCCTTAGTGTCTTGCAGGATCTCCCCCTCAAAGACTTGTATTTCCACACTCTCTTCTCTGTTGTCAGTTAACTGGTTCACTTGTATTAGCACATCATAAGCTGCAAATTGAACACCTCCAAGCATTTAATCAGTTACCTGttggttaaaaaaaatgatgattcACAGTAATATTCGTGAGGCCTATAGTATATGATTCAAAATATGAGCTACGAAGGCCAGTCAATTTAAATTAATTCTAGACTTGCAATGTAACAATATATATCGCTGCTTCAATTTTCTGCTTTATTTAGCAAAGTCACCTTGAATTTCCTTGACAAAGGTTGTAGCGGTTCAGTATTCTTTAAGGTTTCACAACTTTGGTGCCGTAAATATAATGCATTCTACAGTTATTGTTAAACATAATGCACCTTTAGCACAGTTTTGCTATATGGAAAAACAGTTGAGAAAATAGTAAGTTGTTTCACTGTCTCTTATTGGAGCCCTTTTCGAATATGATTGCACCAGTTCTGTTTTGAGGTCCAGTTATTTCTCAGGACATAGGATACATCAATGTTTGTTTCTTTCCTTCCAGATTTTTACAAACAAACACCAGTCTGTAACATGAATCATATACCCCTTTCACATTATGCTTGTGCTATATACTTGACTTTACTTAATCTAAATCCAATTTATGATGAAAccacaattcaaattattttttattctaaatatTTTGTTATGCATACAGTATCGGTACTTCTTTCTGATAATTTATTTACCATGAATCAGAAATGTAGAGAATAATTTGTTTTCTGGACCAGTTCCACCGAAGCTCCTGAGCATACCAAACTTCAAGTGAGAAACCTTTCCCTTTACGTATTGCAGATTTCTTCATGCTAGCCACatagtgcttttttttttctctacacAAACATTATTTCTTATACTTTTCAATAATTTATGATTGGGTCACATATAACTCATCAAGCGAGTAACTGCTTTTGCCTACAGAAATGATGGGAACCCTTTTAATACCAGCATAGCTCCCTCTACCTCACCCTCTTCAACACCTACAGGCCCCACACCAACACAAACACCGTCATCTCCTTCATCCATTTCTGGAACCCCTCCACCATCTAGTACAGCCTCAAACACTTCTGGTGGATCTACTGCACGAGACAGAAGTTCTCCATCATCCAAGAAACACAAGTCTTCAACCCTCAGAACTGTTGGATATGTCCTTCTTGCTATTGTGCTATTCATAGTTATAGTACTGCTGGTAATATTTTGCCTGTCCAAGTACCAAGAGAGACAGTCAAGACGTGATTATGCCACAAGCCAGGTGGGGAGGATGCGTCAGAGGGTAGAGGAGCCGAAAATCAAGCAAGCTTCAGTGCAGTCAAGGAATGATGTGAAAAAAGGTCTACTTCCATTTACCATGATATAATGGATTTACATGTTTTCTTCTGTAGTTTTCGTATCATGATACATAGTTTTCATTAACAGGTTCAACTGAGATTCCTGATAGGAAGCAGGCTCGTGAAATAAACTTAACAGTACCAGGTATAGATGCTTGCAAGATGACCGATCAATTGTTTTGTTACTTCAATGCCATTCACCTGTCAAAGTATAGATATGTGAAATAGTTATAAACTGTTGCAGCTGCACTTGAGAAGCCTCCTGAAAAGATAAAAGAGCATGCAATTAATTTGGAGCGAACAGAATCGGAGATCTTTGCTGCAGcacctccgccacctccacccccacctccaccgccgccgccatcaccaccaccaccacctccgatCGAAAAAGTAACTGTAAATCCCATTGTCAGGCCAGAAAAAAGAGTTAGCACTCCTCCAAGGACAGGTCCCTCGACATCTGCAACATCCTTTTCTGTTGCATCACTTCAGCAATATACAAGTAGTTTCGAAGAGCAAAATTTGATAAGAGAGAGTAGATTGGGAAAAGTGTATATGGCTGAACTTCCTGAAGGCAAAGTATGTATCAAGTATTGCATCTTTTACTCAAGGGGAATTTATGTTGAAATATAAGGTCATCTTCTTTTGTCATATGCAGTTACTGGAAGTTATGAAGATCGACAATGCTAATGGAAGAATACCAGTAGATGACTTTCTAGAGCTGGTTGCGCGTATATCAGATATTAGACACCCTAACATTCTTGAGCTTGTTGGATACTGTGCTGAATATGGACAACGGTTACTTGTCTATAACCACTTCAGTAGAAAAACACTACATGATGTACTACATGAAGGAGAGGATCTAGATGATGCACTATCCTGGAATGCTCGCCTCCAGGTTGCTCTTCACGCAGCAATAGCCTTAGAGTAAGCTGTATTCAACTTCAATATTATATTCATGAACTGTGTCTTGTGTTTGTTTAATTTAGCTTGTCAGTAGATGTCCCGACACGATCACTATATTAACTAATTACGCTTTTCTTGCAGGTATCTCCATGACACCTGTGAACCTCCAGTAGTGCATCAGAATTTTGAACCAGCCAATGTGCTCCTTGACAATCGATGCTCAGTACGTGTTGCTGAATGTGGACTGGCAGAACTGATGTTGTCAAGTTCTGTTACACAGGTAATCTCTTCTATCTGATGTGGACCTTGTGGTTGCGACGATGTAGCTTTGCCGTAATCAATAATACAAAATTGTAATCGAAACACCTAACTCAGTTTATGTTTCTTTACAAATTCGGAACCGTCTGTTTGCTGCATAGtttgtgttttcttttgtcAATAGTGTAATCCTTTAGTCCCTGGTCTATCGGACATGAACTCATAAAGCATAACAACTTCATGGTGCACAAACATGCTTGCATACCATACAAACCTGGAGAACACTGATGCATGTATAGATAGCAGCTCTGAAACCGTGACAGCTATCAGGTCTAGCCCAATGATTCCCTTCCAAATTTAATTAGACTTTGCCACATCTTAACTATTGTATGCCATTAACTGGAAGAAATAATTGGAAATTGACCTATCCACAGGTGTAGATTATTTGGTGATCAAATATACTTGCTTCTGTTCTTCTTTGGGAAATGAATATGAAACTTTTTATAATAGTGTTCCTTTTGATCCCAGTTATCAGGACGCATGCGGGCTCTACTCAATTACGAAGCACCTGAAATCCATGAATCTGGGGCTTTCACTAGTCGAAGTGATGTTTATAGTTTTGGTGTGGTGATGCTAGAACTTCTTACTGGCCGAAAACCATATGACAGGTCAGAGATCCATTGTAATCTTCATATTAATCAGGAGCCTTTTGTCATTGTTTAAATCATTTCTCTCCTAAAAAGTTACCTGAGTGAACTATCTCATTTCACTACTTTTTTGCTATCTCATTTCACTACTTTTTTGCGTTGGAATATTCAGTTCTCGTCCACGTGCTGAGCAGCATCTTGTTAGATGGGCTGATTCTCAGCTTCATGACATTGAGTCCCTGTCAAAGATGGTCGATCCTTCTATTCAAGGAGAATGTTCGGAGATACTGTTGTCACGTTTTGCAGACATCATCAGTCAATGTATTCGGGTAATTCTAAGCTTCTATCTTCTCAAGCTAATACAGGACAATGCACGTGCTACTTTCTTAGCACATCTTTAGGTTTACATGGTCAGATTTCCATTCAAAGCTGTTAAATTAGGGCAGAGCCATCATAATCAGTCAGATTAACTTGCAACAGTTACTCATATTGGGGAAATAATCATATTATAAAGGTCAAAAGTAGATTAACTTGCAGCAGTTACTTATATTGGGGAATTAATCATATTCTAAAGGTCAAAAGCATCTTTCAGTTATATGTCAAGTTATTCTATTGCATGTGtctgtttgtaattttttatatgtcATCACATTCAGGTGTCATCTATTCACTATTATATTCTGGTTGCAGTTAGCTCTTTTTTCTGAGAACACCAAGATGAGATGAATTTATGGATCATGTGACTGATCTGAAAATTTCTTATGCAGTCGGAACCAGAGTTCAGGCCGCCAATGTCTCAAATCGTCCAAGACTTAGCTAGGATTGTAGGCGCTAGTGCTACTGGTGGGGAATCAGAGTGACAAATCAAGGAGGGACAGTACATCTAGGATGTCAGCTCACGCAGCTAGTGAAGACACTCAGTGAACACATCTTTAGCACATTGTGAGGGGCACCCTTTCATTTATATTGGACAAGATTGCCATCTAGTGTACATGTCATTTTGGAGCCTCATTTAGTTCTGGAAAGGTGGTAGTGGTACAACCAGTGAGGAGATGTGGCTTCTGATTGTTGACGAGCAGATTCCCTTTCTTCTCTAGACATGATTATTTCTCCTGTAGGCTGTATCTCTTGTAactaattataattttttattcattAAAGCTAGTGATGTTCATAATGTTTTTAGCATGTCTTGAGCCTCATCTTTCTCTGGAACACTCAGAAAAAATGGCTTTGCTAGCTCCTTATGGTTTGTTGATCTTAAAGTCTACTGTTATGAAGATTCTGTGCAGAGGCAAATAAACTCACTCGCTTGACATGGACATGGACATGGTGTCTTCTACCGATTTGGAGATGCAGATTGTCCTCCATGAAGCAAAAGTACCTCTATTAGGTATGCATCATGCACTCGGTTCCTTCTGTCTTTACTTAATGTGATTTCTTCAAGTCGTAGAATAATTCAACAAATTATGGCTGTGCTCCCTTGTTGTGTACAATGGACAAACTTTTGTATCGATCTGTTCTTAATTGATAGATATCACCCTGTAGTTGATTACAAGTTTGATAATCTGCCATGGAGGACTGTAGTATATGTTTGTCATTTTATTGTTAGATTTAGCACTCTGCTATATGTTCTGGACTTCTGGTTGCATAAGACTTTTGACtgattttctcttttctttttaccttgCACTGGTAAAATCAAATTTGATTCTAGTACTAGTAGTCTTTTGCCTTAGATTTGTACTTATATGCTTTGCATTAATAATAACATCTTTTGCCTTTCAGAAGAAGGAATAATGGATTGCATAAAATTGTGAAAGCATAATACTTCCAGTTTTATTGGGAAACTGCTGTTTGGTGACTTAACTTATAATTACTTTCGTGGAGTAATGAACTCCTAGATGTTGTTGCTTTCTGACCACTTTTCTAGGAAGATGACTGGTTTGAACACAATTTGGGTCCATTTGTGCACTCTACAACCATGAAAATTACAAAGTCCTCAAGGACAGTGACAGGTGGCCATCTGTTCGGCCACAGGATGGTCTAGTTGCCGGTTGGGCACATAGAATTGAGAAGTGCACCTGTTTCTAGGGAGCAGTTTACCCTGCCAATGTGGGTGGTGGCAACTGGGCAAGTAGTGTAAATGTGCAATGTATTTAACATTTTGTGAGGCTGGCGACAGTTCTCAGGCAGAGGCTCTGCCAAGTGCTGACCCCTCATTTTCTCCCGCCTAAACCTTAGCCAGGAAAATAGTATCGTAATATACTAGTAATATCGTTTAGGCGTGTGTCTCTTGTGGTCCATATTTTTCAGAATGCCTGACATGGCGTTCCTGAATCCTGATTTAAGTGTGCTGGTCCACAGCTATCACATTGTTCTGTGGTTGCCGTTGAATTGAATCAAGATACATTGAACAGTTTTCCATCAGCAAGAGCAAAGTATCTGAAGTCACTCAACTGCAACCAATAATTGAGAACTTTCTAGAAGAAATGTGATCATATGTATTACTGACTAGTGTTTCATGAATAGATTGCACTTGTTTTACTGTGAATCACAACATTCATGAATACTTTGAGGATTTTTGTACTTCCCATACCTTTCCCAAATGTAACTAGATTTACATTGAATCACACAGCAGTCTACCTTTTCTTTAGTCACAGTTATTATAATACCTCTGTATCAGCTCACATTTCACTATCATGCATATCTTTGTAGATTGCACTTGGTTGCCAAATAGTGGAATCCTGATCTTGCAGATATCTGATACCATGATTTCGCAGGACGGCAGGAACGACTTTCAGTTATGGAGTCGAACTTACTCCTTGTTTTGTTCATGATACGGTTGCTGATACGGTAAGCACATAAAGTTCCGTGCTGAAAGTTACGTGGAACTGCATGCCAACGTCGGTCCACAAACGAATCTGTCACCACATTGCATGCATCCCACAGGAACCTGTCATTGTTGTGGTGAGCTAATGCATTGAATCGGATGATACAGGAATCTGAAACTTGCCCGTCCTTTCCGGTTTCTTGTGGTCGGTTTTGGTTCTCCCGGGCCGTGTGGGCCTGCCCTATGAGATCAACTCTTAGCAATTTGCGAGTGGTAATATCTAGCTGGATTGAAATATTTGATGCGTTTACCTGGCACTGGCAGGTCGGTACAACAGATGTATCTGGCATAAAACTGCCAACGAATACATTCGCTGGCTTGTGAACCTACATAGCCCCTTTTGATAGGTTTATTTTCAACTTCTCtattaaaaaaagtcaaaactATTCAAACTGCTAGCTTCTGACTCTGGCTTCTGCTGCTATTTAGCTATTTGTGGAAGTGATTGTGGTGACTCTGGCTTCTGCTGCTATTTAGCTATTTGTGGAAGTGATTGTggttgaaataaattaaaagctgagaagcCAATTTTAACTGGTTTTCTAACTTTTAGGTGTGCTGAGaaactaaaattttatttaaagGACAACCATCAAAATTTAACATTTATAACAACTCTTAGTCAGAAGCTTCGAAACTATAGTCTATTCAAACGCAGCTATAGTGTCAAGTCCTTTTGGGCTGATGTCTGGATAGGAATTGGATAAAACGAGGCGATCAAACTAGCATTGTATCCACAGGATTTACGCCACTCGGACCGGAATTACATGATCTCCATTTTTCAGTGTAGTGGTATGCGCCAACGTGAGGCAATTTTCGACTTCTCTCTGGTGTAGACAACAAAAGCAGGGCAAACTCAGTGCTAAggggatttttttaataatagtattttaatggaaaattataaaaataaagttcaaaaatacaaaaatacaaaaataggtGCTAGTCGGGTACTCCAAGTGTTGACTAGCCACTTTACGGCAATCGGAATGCCAACATCTCATGTAGCACACATGTGACCGTAGGGGAAAGAGAGCAGGGTAACAGAGGTGCCGA
This genomic interval carries:
- the LOC133922569 gene encoding protein STRUBBELIG-RECEPTOR FAMILY 3-like, producing the protein MRPFGPGVPALLLLLIAAAVALPWRALAATDAADVSAINGLYVALGSPKLPGWSANGGDPCGEGWQGVTCIGSSIISIVFNAANLGGQLGSLGNFTSITEINLSNNNIGGTIPDDLPVTLQSFFLSDNQLTGSIPMSLSKLQSLTAMSLNGNHLDGKLPDAFDSLTGLVNLDISSNNFSGPFPPSFGSLTSLTTLHVQDNQLSGTLSVLQDLPLKDLNVENNLFSGPVPPKLLSIPNFKNDGNPFNTSIAPSTSPSSTPTGPTPTQTPSSPSSISGTPPPSSTASNTSGGSTARDRSSPSSKKHKSSTLRTVGYVLLAIVLFIVIVLLVIFCLSKYQERQSRRDYATSQVGRMRQRVEEPKIKQASVQSRNDVKKGSTEIPDRKQAREINLTVPAALEKPPEKIKEHAINLERTESEIFAAAPPPPPPPPPPPPPSPPPPPPIEKVTVNPIVRPEKRVSTPPRTGPSTSATSFSVASLQQYTSSFEEQNLIRESRLGKVYMAELPEGKLLEVMKIDNANGRIPVDDFLELVARISDIRHPNILELVGYCAEYGQRLLVYNHFSRKTLHDVLHEGEDLDDALSWNARLQVALHAAIALEYLHDTCEPPVVHQNFEPANVLLDNRCSVRVAECGLAELMLSSSVTQLSGRMRALLNYEAPEIHESGAFTSRSDVYSFGVVMLELLTGRKPYDSSRPRAEQHLVRWADSQLHDIESLSKMVDPSIQGECSEILLSRFADIISQCIRSEPEFRPPMSQIVQDLARIVGASATGGESE